A single genomic interval of uncultured Desulfobacter sp. harbors:
- a CDS encoding phospholipase A: protein MVTLSTPNSIRVIEASPINAAKDRSVTIPAMGYAKQEYSFVIPQSMNGNIKLSLEALGVGPVLFTASAIPVGKRTDQIAIGEKESVFHPFLNNLSAYEPMYFLVGAHPGKEKSKFQLSFKYKLFNDAFDSQMVRGFMDGFHLAYTQTSYWDLSSDSKPFDDTSYKPELFYLMPKIDLNTSWIKAFGIKTGFQHESNGKDDIVSRSTNFAYIEAILAFSLTDKHFLAIAPRIWTYVGNDNDTNPDLYKYRGYFNLLAKIGDPDGLVLETNTRWAEEGPSLQADLSYPLTSLFQNKLNLYLHLQYFNGYAERLVEYQKKEEILRLGFSLIR, encoded by the coding sequence ATGGTTACACTGTCAACCCCTAACAGTATCAGGGTAATTGAAGCCAGTCCTATAAATGCCGCAAAAGATCGGTCAGTAACCATACCTGCTATGGGATATGCAAAACAGGAATATAGCTTTGTCATTCCCCAGTCCATGAACGGAAACATTAAACTCTCATTAGAAGCCTTAGGGGTAGGTCCGGTTTTATTCACGGCGTCTGCTATACCCGTGGGAAAGCGAACCGATCAAATTGCCATAGGCGAAAAAGAATCGGTTTTCCATCCATTTCTTAATAATTTATCTGCCTATGAACCTATGTATTTTTTAGTTGGGGCGCATCCCGGAAAAGAAAAGAGTAAATTTCAACTCAGTTTTAAATATAAGCTTTTCAACGATGCCTTTGACAGTCAGATGGTAAGAGGTTTTATGGATGGGTTTCATTTGGCTTATACCCAAACCTCATATTGGGACTTGAGTTCAGACTCCAAACCCTTTGATGACACAAGTTACAAACCAGAACTTTTCTATTTAATGCCCAAAATTGATCTCAACACCTCATGGATCAAGGCGTTTGGTATTAAAACCGGATTCCAGCATGAATCCAACGGAAAGGACGACATCGTATCCAGAAGCACTAACTTCGCCTACATTGAAGCTATACTAGCCTTTTCTCTCACGGATAAACATTTTCTGGCCATTGCTCCCAGAATATGGACTTACGTTGGAAATGACAACGATACTAACCCAGATCTCTATAAATACCGAGGCTACTTCAACCTCCTGGCCAAAATAGGAGACCCAGACGGTTTAGTCTTGGAAACCAATACAAGATGGGCCGAAGAGGGGCCTAGTTTACAAGCAGACCTGAGCTATCCCTTAACTTCGTTGTTTCAAAACAAACTTAACCTTTATCTACACCTCCAATATTTTAACGGTTATGCGGAAAGGTTGGTTGAATACCAGAAGAAAGAGGAGATTCTAAGACTGGGTTTTTCCTTAATTCGTTAA